Proteins from a genomic interval of Candidatus Fokinia cryptica:
- the rplQ gene encoding 50S ribosomal protein L17, translated as MRHRIGHRKFGRNCGHRTSMFRNLLKSLIIHEKIVTTVAKAKDVRPMVEKLVTKSRMESLHTRRYAISLLGGNCTAVNKLFTLGVKYNSRSGGYTRIVKIGYRKGDSAPLAAISFV; from the coding sequence GAAATTCGGTAGAAATTGCGGTCATCGTACTTCTATGTTTAGAAATCTCCTTAAGTCTCTTATTATTCATGAAAAGATAGTTACAACCGTTGCTAAAGCTAAAGATGTAAGGCCTATGGTGGAGAAGTTGGTAACGAAATCCAGAATGGAGTCATTACATACTAGGCGATACGCTATATCTCTTTTAGGTGGTAATTGTACAGCGGTGAATAAGTTATTTACCCTTGGGGTTAAGTATAATTCTAGAAGTGGTGGATATACTAGAATCGTAAAGATTGGATACAGAAAAGGAGATTCAGCACCGTTAGCAGCTATTTCTTTTGTTTAG
- the ispF gene encoding 2-C-methyl-D-erythritol 2,4-cyclodiphosphate synthase codes for MHNIGIILAAGKGARFSDEVTPKQFHKLYRSSDVVEHTISKFQLLPLKYIVLVLNEPFIQDNKLIAKYRKASKKDLVIVRGGNTRALSVMNAINKIREIYQIKHVKNTEEKLSKLIVAIHDSVRPLFNHKSVNTWLQYLASNSEYDAIEPILPIVDAIRLHSGEESSRKREEYYTIQTPQIFKFPVIENVYQKLNEMPDEAKIDDIGLLYYFNKHHKTNYKILKVEGELNNFKITFPEQLEKARKHIATEEYTKHYSKNYNVFRVGTGIDVHRLKKSEKYETISIGGTMLKCMYKIIAHSDGDVVLHAITDAILGAIGETDIGTKFLNDDVKWKNAKSEIFVQHAVTLMKKKRYNISNIDISIIADHPQIQSHVKDMKKHIARLTFISQNDVAIKATTTENTGIFTEDAIYAHCTLLLHRK; via the coding sequence ATGCATAATATAGGTATAATACTTGCAGCTGGGAAAGGTGCAAGATTTTCCGATGAAGTTACACCAAAGCAATTTCATAAGCTATACCGCAGTAGCGACGTGGTGGAGCATACTATATCAAAATTCCAGTTATTACCATTGAAATACATTGTATTAGTTCTTAATGAACCATTTATACAAGATAATAAACTTATAGCAAAATATCGCAAAGCATCCAAAAAAGACCTTGTAATAGTACGTGGTGGAAATACTAGAGCACTTTCTGTAATGAATGCGATCAATAAAATAAGAGAAATATATCAAATAAAGCATGTTAAGAATACTGAAGAGAAATTGAGTAAATTGATAGTTGCAATACATGACTCTGTAAGACCTTTATTTAATCACAAATCAGTAAACACTTGGCTACAATATTTAGCTTCCAACAGCGAATACGATGCTATAGAACCAATTTTACCAATTGTGGATGCAATCAGACTACATAGTGGAGAGGAATCATCGCGAAAAAGAGAAGAATATTATACAATACAAACTCCTCAAATTTTTAAATTCCCAGTAATAGAAAATGTTTATCAAAAACTAAATGAAATGCCAGATGAAGCAAAAATAGACGATATTGGATTACTCTACTATTTTAATAAACATCATAAAACTAATTATAAGATACTGAAGGTAGAAGGAGAATTAAATAATTTTAAGATCACCTTTCCTGAACAATTAGAAAAGGCAAGAAAACATATAGCGACAGAAGAATATACGAAACATTATTCGAAAAATTATAACGTCTTTAGGGTAGGAACAGGTATAGATGTGCATAGACTAAAAAAGTCTGAAAAATATGAAACGATCTCAATCGGAGGTACAATGCTTAAATGCATGTATAAGATTATAGCCCATTCTGATGGAGATGTTGTATTGCACGCAATTACAGACGCAATACTAGGAGCAATAGGAGAAACAGATATCGGCACTAAATTTTTAAACGATGATGTAAAATGGAAAAATGCTAAATCTGAAATTTTCGTACAACACGCAGTAACGCTTATGAAGAAAAAAAGATACAATATTAGTAATATCGACATATCGATCATAGCAGATCATCCGCAAATTCAATCTCATGTAAAAGATATGAAAAAGCATATAGCACGTCTTACTTTTATCTCACAAAATGACGTCGCAATCAAAGCTACCACTACCGAAAATACCGGCATCTTTACAGAAGACGCAATATATGCTCACTGCACTCTATTATTACACAGGAAATAG